Below is a genomic region from Streptomyces katrae.
GTCAACCACTACCCCCTGGTGCGTGAGCCCACCGACGTGCTGCGCTACCCGCAGTTCGCCCAGTGGTGCGGCACCACCCTCACCGCGGACTGGCACCTGCGCTACCGGGCGGCGGCCGTGGTGTACGGGCACCTGCACATCCCGCGGACCACCTACCACGACGGGGTCCGCTTCGACGAGGTCTCCATCGGCTATCCGCGCGAACGCCGTCTGCGCGGCCTGCCGCGCGGGGTGCTGCGGGACGTGCTGCGGCCGCACGAGGGCGGAGCCTGAGCGCTTCTCCGGGAGTTCTCGAGCGGGGGGCGAGCCGGTGCTGGTGCCGTAGGAGCCGACGGACGCGGCGCGGCCGCCCCGACGGACGAGAGAACGGACCCTTCCCCATGGCGGACCCCCAGCCTCTGCGCGACCTGTGGCTCAGGCAGTACCACCCGGCCCCCGACGACGGGACGACCCTGGTCTGCTTCCCCTACGCGGGCGGGGCGGCCAGCTACTACCACCCGCTCTCCGAGGCCCTGTCGCCCGGAGTGCGGGTGCTGTCGGTGCAGTACCCGGGCCGCCAGGACCGCCGCGGCGAGCCGGTCCGCACGGACCTGCACGCCCTCGCCGACGAGCTGGCCGGGGTCCTGTCCTCCTGCGAGGACGGCCCGCTGGTCTTCTTCGGCCACAGCATGGGCTCCACGCTCGCCTACGAGACCGCGCTGCGGCTGCAGGACGGGCCGTCCGGGGAACGGCTGCTCGGGCTGGTCGTCTCGGGCCGCCGCGGCCCCGCCACGGTCCGCCGGGAGACGGTCCACCTGCGGGACGACGCCGGGATCATCGAGGAGGTGGTCCGCCTGGACCGCGGCAGCGCCGCCCTGCTCGCCGACCCGGACATCGCCGGGATGGTGCTGCCCGCCCTGCGCGGCGACTACACGGCGGTGGAGACGTACGCGCCCCGGCCGGGGGCGCGGCTGCGCTGCCCCGTCAGCGTGCTCACCGGGGACGCCGACCCGCAGGTGACGGCCG
It encodes:
- a CDS encoding thioesterase II family protein translates to MADPQPLRDLWLRQYHPAPDDGTTLVCFPYAGGAASYYHPLSEALSPGVRVLSVQYPGRQDRRGEPVRTDLHALADELAGVLSSCEDGPLVFFGHSMGSTLAYETALRLQDGPSGERLLGLVVSGRRGPATVRRETVHLRDDAGIIEEVVRLDRGSAALLADPDIAGMVLPALRGDYTAVETYAPRPGARLRCPVSVLTGDADPQVTAEEAAAWAGATDGAFRLRTFPGGHFYLNAQRDAVNAALAEDLAAFALPARV